A DNA window from Bombus affinis isolate iyBomAffi1 unplaced genomic scaffold, iyBomAffi1.2 ctg00000679.1, whole genome shotgun sequence contains the following coding sequences:
- the LOC126928209 gene encoding omega-amidase NIT2-like gives MFDVKGCKIGIGICYDIRFEEMARIYRNKGCQMLIYPAAFNMTTGPLHWSLLQRSRANDNQLYVACISPARVPSASYVAWGHTQLTNPWEKILYDLETQENMVVTDIDLKVVEEVRAQIPTFSQRRTDLYDTVYKKE, from the exons atgtttgatgtgaagggctgcaaaataggtattggcatttgctatgatatcagattcgaggaaatggcacgcatttatcggaacaaag gttgccaaatgctgatatatccggcggcattcaatatgaccactggaccactgcactggtcattacttcagcgttccagagcgaatgacaatcaattatacgtcgcctgtatatcaccggctcgtgttccttcagcaagttatgtcgcatggggacatacacagttgacaaatccctgggagaaaatcctttatgatttggaaactcaggaaaatatggtggtcaccgatatcg atttgaaagttgttgaggaagtaagggctcagatacctacattttctcaaagacgtacggatttgtacgacactgtctataaaaaggagtaa